A section of the Spirosoma pollinicola genome encodes:
- a CDS encoding SdrD B-like domain-containing protein: MASLSAQAQVSGRVYQDFNANGVYDISATIASADGTTLPVAVDKGIAGVVVNAYGPTGSLAGTATTAADGTYTIAGATGNVRVEFSILPTNYLSGPVGTNSGTSVQFVTAPATNINFGINRPWDYSENNPALVTNCYVPLSRTGTYTASDVIVTVPNNAGSSVYSGGVGCTSCPTAYNLPAPNHLATHAQVGSTFGLGWQASTKTLFAATYIKQFTDIGPQGTGAIYRINMTNPSAPVVMTGAPNTVTGPIDLNLIFGAGTMGANPFSPYPDFNTVTGRQIVGDAVFNAGFSDIDVSEDGKTLYALSFKDKKIYSIPIDGSPINSTTVKSAVIPVISGQTLANVRPTGMGIKDGKVYVITQGSFAIDASNDYDTGVDFVGSVRYPYLNGTGIGTQHAVYAYDPATNTFTTTPVLSFNNRDANSNWIWYWGIIYMDLVFDDKGAMILGGRNISNDVVGGTTGARLVRASKNGSGVYDIEDGGSSGGITTGGSTVSNGSVSNGLYYYQVDPVDGGEGDSNGGLAQIPGHPNVIETQYDPFEVYTAGLRWLNNTTGKSTKAVEIVAPSNPFSFNGVNFDNKAGVLGELEALSSPAPIEIGNRVWNDTNNDGIQNAGETGIAGVSVSLCTGAGAPIATAVTDANGTYYFSSGSGTTTGSVIYSLSALTANTNYQLKFPTTNSSKSLVTANAGADNIDSDAPASGVVSFSTASIGANDHTFDVGYGAATCALSTTVTAGTCTPATNQYAVSGTLSLINNAAGGTATITDGTATTTVTIAANATTASYILTGLTSDAASHTVTVSLPGCGTATVGYTAPGSCSSAASSCSITIKPTVSGCYSVSGVSKATVSVEVGWSNAPTGNITVTYAGQTKTITPGSFTTSANSGTIVSPQVVAFEVDLSTATSGQTAIATFNNSTTCTITSSAIILPAACLPTPCTTGQTGGTVFNDYNANGIHESGETTGIPSVTVKAFDCNGALVGTTTTDQYGRYTFTGLTASNYPIRVEFSGLPAIYGQGTLNGSDGRTTVQFVNAASCTIDLGVLDPTDYCESNPKLVVPCYVYGDPQTGSLSGQRDAVVMFDYNLAGAPDMTKMTEVAKAEQVGTLWGEAYDKDTKRLYMSATLKRHAGLGPLGLGGIYVADLTNLSAPVTTAYIDVTTLGINVGSSTATDTWFGVTNLTRGLSTDPSKASVDLNAYKAIGKAGIGGISLSADGKKLYFTNLYDKKLYVLNVGTGAATLDKSIDFLSAASCPNGDLRPWATKFYRGKVYAGVVCDAGTSQNQADMRAFVYQIDPSTNASSVIFDFPLTYPKGTPNTQFPDRTGWYPWTDDWSLKIAPNNTVDKDRVVHPEPIFNDIEFDIDGSMVLAFGDRTAVQTGLNNYGPYAPYSTNSSYQGNVGGDILRAYSTGISFVLENNAKAGPVTGAGLNNNQGPGFGEFYNDKVASFHSEDIVGGLALLPGSGEVVAVAMDPSTSPLVLNAGGVRHFNNTTGAVNSGYAVYKSNTGDGTYGKATGLGDLILTCSTPTYLEIGNRVWVDTNKDGIQDPCEKSMAGVNVALYQGNTLIATATTDANGEYYFNNNPVSSTVVGTTSTTLIQPNTAYTVRFGTDGTTNQYDNTTGILTTSIGKFNVTTAFSTAPTANTLNDSNALVSGGFLSANVTTGAAGSVNHTIDAGFICAPTTVGSVSVVKATCTGTTANNDGQVLLTGVVCGDKAFIYTSGPAPSYTATGGLSVSASAVSFTGLVNPSTSAGQSYSIIVYNGPCCFTTVTAVLPQQVCTAVPCSISATAAATCNNNGTLDSNTDDYTSFVLTPYNAVQGSRFTITATQAGSPIAITFPDGTTTTSGASMSALSYAYPTPFRTGVGTAGKGNIIITITDVNNATCTTHVTVVDPGTCAPAVCVGTTPTSVSYAYQTPFQTTELANVPLLLNKFDNGGGTRTLTGVKLTYKIFEATNYLFENASSTSNDFVATTSGTARMKLSGTTIITAGFPNVTTGDLTLPAGVTVAAQGTYSGDAPFGTSNVSTLKGMDSWLTPLLQDIFIDPRLDPRWVTTATGNPGNDADIYVWAPQSFSSTGVTTYTATTDLTHFVGSGTIPLVASTVNGFGFIGGGGNILSIQNTKAYACATVEYTYICTVCSLTATATPTVCNPVTNQYDVSGTISLTSNLAGGVATITDGTVSTSVTVGVSATSVAYSLTGLTSDGANHTLTVTLAGCGSATVGYTAPASCTIAATILVTSATVCYGSSATLVASGCTGTITWSSGATGASFVTPALTATTDYTATCTTSTGSTTSAVGTVTVMPQPVLSLQASATLVTVGTPVSLSAIGCVGTVSWPTGVTGASISVTPANPTNVYSATCTTGPGCTTVATTTINTAPSASLVVISATVCYGSSATLVASGCTGTITWSSGATGASFVTPALTATTDYTATCTTSTGSTTSAVGTVTVMRQPVLSLQASATLVTVGTPVSLSAIGCVGTVSWSTGATGAAISVTPANPTNVYSATCTTSPGCTTVASTTISTTLACSLSVTTTSLPKGQVGVAYNQTIVTTGGTAPLNFSVSGGNLPTGLSLNATTGIISGTPTVSGSFPTTITVTDAKACQVKLSLSVFQIDPAPQTASLGDFVWYDTNKNGQQDGLETGVAGVIVKLFDPTSSTVTPIASLTTDASGKYLFTNLTPGQYCVIFQTTTLPVGYSLTLANTGADATDSDASPVTGKTATYTLTAGQQELSVDAGIIAPAISLNLDKLVDKSRAKVGDVLTYTLVLTNTGTVTATNVVVSDVSTVGLRYVAGSASAPAGSTFTQGNPLSTWTIASLGAGQHLDLTFQAIADSSGILYNTATIPGDTARVCTSIPYQVCKGSVYQFQLGVAVGSQSYQWYKDGVALTGASSNTLLVTAAGSYSVAINGVAGCLTGSCCPFIIEEIADVASYSLAATTPTCNGTVAQTNGQLTVTGLVSSTATSYTYQIVLGSSFDSGTLLTVNKTAVPLSSILSSSLAPGTYTVRIYNASGCYRDVTAVILPANCVCPPPKCVPFVVQKIR; this comes from the coding sequence ATGGCATCGCTGTCAGCCCAGGCACAGGTATCGGGCCGGGTTTATCAGGACTTTAATGCAAATGGGGTCTATGACATATCCGCCACAATTGCCTCGGCAGATGGCACGACCCTACCAGTGGCCGTTGATAAAGGGATTGCCGGGGTTGTTGTCAACGCATATGGACCAACAGGTTCACTGGCTGGTACGGCCACGACTGCTGCCGATGGTACGTATACTATTGCTGGTGCTACGGGCAACGTACGTGTTGAATTCTCTATACTTCCTACAAACTATTTATCAGGGCCAGTTGGTACGAATAGTGGCACGTCGGTGCAGTTTGTCACAGCTCCTGCTACAAACATAAATTTCGGAATTAACCGACCCTGGGATTATAGCGAAAACAACCCGGCACTGGTAACAAACTGTTACGTTCCGCTAAGCAGGACAGGTACGTATACAGCAAGCGATGTTATCGTAACCGTCCCCAATAATGCGGGCTCCAGTGTGTATTCAGGGGGTGTGGGCTGTACATCTTGCCCTACTGCTTACAATTTACCTGCACCGAACCATCTGGCAACGCATGCGCAGGTTGGGTCAACATTTGGATTGGGCTGGCAAGCCAGTACCAAGACGCTTTTTGCGGCAACCTATATCAAACAGTTTACCGATATTGGCCCTCAGGGAACAGGGGCTATTTATCGGATCAATATGACCAACCCAAGTGCGCCGGTTGTTATGACAGGTGCCCCAAATACCGTAACTGGTCCAATTGATCTGAACCTGATTTTTGGGGCCGGTACAATGGGAGCAAATCCGTTTTCGCCTTACCCGGACTTCAACACGGTAACTGGTCGACAAATAGTTGGTGATGCCGTATTCAACGCTGGTTTTTCAGACATCGACGTTTCGGAAGATGGAAAAACACTTTATGCGTTAAGTTTCAAGGATAAAAAAATATATAGTATCCCCATCGACGGATCGCCAATAAATTCAACGACGGTGAAGTCTGCTGTCATTCCCGTTATTAGTGGGCAAACGCTCGCTAATGTTCGACCAACCGGAATGGGAATAAAAGATGGTAAAGTATATGTGATTACACAAGGCAGTTTTGCTATTGATGCCTCAAATGACTACGATACAGGTGTAGACTTCGTTGGTAGTGTACGTTATCCGTATTTAAATGGCACAGGAATTGGTACGCAACACGCGGTATACGCGTATGATCCGGCTACAAACACGTTTACAACAACCCCCGTTCTAAGCTTCAATAATCGGGACGCTAACAGTAACTGGATCTGGTACTGGGGCATTATTTATATGGATCTGGTTTTCGATGATAAAGGAGCCATGATTTTGGGTGGCAGAAATATATCGAATGACGTTGTAGGCGGCACAACTGGTGCTCGTTTGGTTAGAGCCAGCAAAAATGGTTCGGGAGTTTATGACATTGAAGATGGCGGAAGTTCAGGCGGTATTACCACCGGTGGTTCTACAGTTAGCAATGGTAGTGTTAGCAATGGGTTATACTATTATCAGGTCGATCCAGTAGATGGTGGTGAAGGCGATTCGAATGGCGGTCTGGCTCAGATACCAGGCCATCCAAACGTTATTGAAACGCAGTATGATCCGTTCGAGGTCTATACCGCAGGTCTGCGTTGGTTGAATAATACAACCGGAAAGAGTACAAAAGCGGTCGAGATTGTCGCTCCCAGCAACCCTTTTTCATTCAACGGTGTAAATTTTGATAATAAAGCGGGGGTATTGGGTGAATTGGAAGCCCTTTCGTCTCCGGCTCCTATCGAAATCGGTAACCGAGTTTGGAACGATACCAATAATGATGGTATTCAAAATGCGGGTGAAACAGGTATTGCCGGTGTCAGCGTCTCACTCTGCACGGGCGCAGGTGCTCCCATCGCCACTGCTGTGACCGACGCCAATGGTACCTATTACTTCTCGTCGGGCAGCGGCACCACGACAGGTTCAGTCATTTATAGCCTGTCGGCGCTAACGGCCAACACAAACTATCAATTAAAATTCCCCACAACCAATAGTAGCAAATCGCTGGTAACGGCCAACGCGGGTGCCGACAACATCGACTCAGATGCTCCGGCCTCTGGCGTTGTATCGTTCTCCACGGCGAGTATCGGTGCTAACGACCATACGTTCGATGTGGGGTATGGAGCTGCTACTTGTGCGCTTTCGACCACGGTTACTGCTGGGACTTGTACTCCCGCTACCAATCAATATGCCGTATCAGGTACTCTATCTTTGATCAATAATGCAGCAGGTGGCACGGCCACTATCACTGATGGAACGGCCACGACTACAGTCACGATTGCAGCCAACGCAACGACGGCCAGCTATATCTTAACGGGCTTGACGTCTGACGCGGCCAGCCACACCGTAACGGTGAGCTTACCCGGTTGCGGAACGGCCACGGTGGGTTATACGGCTCCGGGGAGTTGCTCATCTGCGGCATCTTCTTGCTCAATCACCATCAAACCCACTGTGTCAGGTTGTTACTCCGTGAGTGGGGTAAGCAAGGCCACCGTCAGCGTGGAAGTAGGCTGGAGCAACGCGCCAACGGGAAATATTACCGTGACCTATGCGGGCCAGACCAAGACCATCACACCGGGATCATTTACAACGTCTGCCAACTCAGGCACGATAGTCTCGCCCCAGGTGGTAGCCTTCGAAGTTGATCTAAGCACGGCTACTTCAGGCCAGACCGCCATCGCCACCTTCAACAACAGCACAACCTGCACCATCACCAGCTCGGCAATTATCCTACCTGCTGCCTGCCTGCCTACGCCCTGTACAACAGGGCAAACTGGTGGTACCGTCTTTAATGACTACAACGCCAATGGTATTCATGAGTCTGGCGAAACCACGGGGATACCGAGTGTAACGGTTAAGGCATTCGATTGCAATGGTGCATTGGTCGGCACCACAACCACCGACCAGTATGGTCGATATACGTTTACAGGACTGACAGCCTCCAATTACCCGATTCGGGTAGAGTTTAGCGGTTTGCCTGCTATTTATGGGCAGGGAACGCTGAATGGTTCAGATGGCCGCACTACGGTGCAGTTTGTGAATGCAGCCAGTTGTACGATTGATCTGGGCGTATTGGATCCGACTGATTATTGTGAAAGTAACCCTAAGTTAGTTGTACCCTGTTATGTCTATGGTGACCCCCAAACTGGGTCATTATCGGGCCAACGCGATGCCGTAGTCATGTTTGACTATAACCTGGCGGGGGCTCCGGACATGACGAAGATGACCGAAGTGGCCAAAGCCGAACAGGTAGGCACGCTCTGGGGCGAAGCCTACGACAAGGACACCAAGCGGTTATACATGTCGGCTACCCTGAAACGACACGCAGGGCTTGGCCCCCTGGGCCTGGGCGGTATCTACGTTGCGGATTTGACTAATCTGTCCGCTCCGGTTACGACAGCCTATATTGATGTAACAACGCTGGGGATCAACGTCGGTTCGTCCACCGCAACGGATACCTGGTTCGGTGTTACCAATCTAACTCGTGGTTTGTCAACAGACCCCAGTAAAGCCAGTGTCGACCTTAACGCATACAAGGCCATTGGAAAAGCGGGTATTGGCGGCATTTCGTTGTCTGCTGATGGCAAGAAGCTGTATTTTACCAACCTGTACGACAAAAAACTATACGTCCTGAACGTGGGTACGGGTGCAGCCACCCTGGATAAATCTATTGATTTCCTGTCAGCTGCATCTTGCCCTAACGGGGATCTCCGCCCCTGGGCTACTAAATTCTACAGGGGAAAAGTCTATGCGGGTGTTGTTTGTGATGCTGGCACCTCGCAAAATCAGGCAGACATGCGGGCATTTGTTTACCAGATTGACCCCAGCACCAATGCGTCGTCTGTTATTTTCGACTTCCCACTGACCTATCCGAAGGGGACGCCTAATACCCAGTTTCCAGATCGGACAGGCTGGTATCCCTGGACAGATGATTGGTCGCTCAAAATAGCCCCTAATAACACGGTTGATAAAGACCGGGTTGTTCACCCGGAACCGATCTTCAATGATATCGAATTTGATATTGACGGGTCAATGGTACTGGCCTTTGGTGACCGTACTGCCGTTCAGACAGGTCTTAATAACTACGGCCCCTACGCACCGTACAGCACCAATTCCTCGTATCAAGGCAACGTTGGCGGAGATATTCTTCGGGCTTATTCAACCGGCATCAGCTTTGTTTTAGAGAACAACGCCAAAGCGGGTCCGGTGACTGGTGCTGGTCTTAACAACAATCAGGGTCCCGGCTTCGGCGAATTTTATAATGACAAGGTTGCTTCTTTTCACTCTGAGGATATCGTGGGTGGACTGGCGTTACTGCCAGGCAGCGGAGAAGTGGTTGCCGTTGCGATGGATCCTTCGACAAGTCCTCTGGTTCTCAATGCTGGTGGTGTTCGACATTTTAATAATACGACAGGCGCAGTGAACAGTGGCTATGCTGTTTACAAATCTAATACTGGAGATGGCACCTATGGTAAGGCTACGGGCTTAGGCGATTTGATCCTAACCTGTAGCACACCCACCTATCTGGAAATCGGCAACCGGGTTTGGGTAGATACCAATAAGGACGGCATTCAGGATCCCTGCGAAAAATCGATGGCGGGCGTAAACGTGGCCCTCTATCAAGGAAACACGCTTATCGCCACGGCTACCACCGATGCCAACGGGGAGTACTATTTCAACAATAACCCCGTCAGCAGCACAGTAGTCGGCACAACGTCTACGACGCTAATTCAGCCCAACACGGCCTATACGGTTCGTTTTGGTACGGATGGCACCACAAATCAGTACGACAACACGACGGGTATTCTGACAACCAGTATTGGTAAGTTTAACGTAACCACAGCCTTCAGCACAGCGCCCACAGCCAACACCCTCAATGACAGCAACGCCCTGGTATCGGGCGGCTTCCTGTCGGCCAATGTGACCACGGGTGCGGCCGGTTCGGTGAACCATACGATTGATGCAGGCTTCATCTGCGCCCCTACTACGGTAGGCAGCGTGAGCGTGGTAAAAGCTACCTGCACCGGCACTACGGCTAACAACGATGGTCAAGTCCTGTTAACGGGGGTTGTATGTGGCGATAAAGCATTTATCTACACATCGGGTCCGGCTCCATCGTATACCGCAACGGGTGGCTTATCGGTATCAGCTTCGGCCGTTAGTTTCACCGGTTTGGTGAACCCCAGTACATCGGCGGGTCAGAGCTATTCAATTATTGTTTACAACGGCCCCTGCTGCTTTACAACCGTAACGGCAGTGTTGCCGCAGCAGGTTTGCACGGCAGTTCCTTGCAGCATCTCAGCCACGGCTGCTGCCACCTGCAACAACAACGGCACACTCGATAGCAACACGGACGATTACACTAGCTTCGTCCTGACGCCATACAATGCCGTGCAGGGCAGCCGCTTTACCATAACCGCCACGCAGGCAGGCTCGCCCATTGCCATCACATTTCCCGATGGAACAACAACGACTTCTGGCGCATCCATGAGTGCGCTGAGTTATGCCTACCCAACCCCGTTCCGCACAGGGGTGGGCACGGCTGGCAAAGGCAATATCATCATCACCATCACCGATGTCAATAACGCCACCTGTACCACTCATGTTACGGTAGTCGATCCCGGCACCTGTGCACCGGCTGTCTGTGTGGGAACTACGCCGACCTCAGTAAGCTATGCCTACCAGACGCCGTTCCAGACAACAGAACTGGCTAACGTACCTTTACTGCTCAATAAATTTGATAATGGCGGTGGAACCCGTACGCTGACGGGGGTGAAACTCACCTACAAAATATTCGAGGCCACCAATTACCTCTTCGAGAATGCCTCCAGCACATCGAATGATTTTGTAGCGACAACCTCAGGCACTGCCCGCATGAAGCTGAGTGGCACCACCATTATCACGGCAGGCTTCCCCAATGTCACCACAGGTGATTTAACATTACCTGCGGGTGTGACCGTAGCGGCTCAGGGGACCTATTCGGGCGATGCCCCCTTTGGAACCTCGAATGTATCGACGCTTAAAGGAATGGATTCGTGGTTAACGCCCCTGCTTCAGGATATCTTCATTGATCCCCGGCTCGATCCTCGCTGGGTAACAACAGCTACTGGCAACCCTGGCAACGATGCTGATATTTATGTATGGGCTCCTCAATCATTCTCGTCGACGGGAGTAACCACCTACACGGCCACGACTGATCTGACTCATTTTGTAGGAAGCGGAACGATCCCTCTGGTAGCCTCTACGGTAAATGGCTTTGGTTTTATTGGCGGTGGAGGAAATATACTCTCCATTCAAAACACAAAGGCCTATGCCTGCGCTACGGTAGAGTACACCTATATCTGTACGGTGTGTTCGCTAACGGCCACGGCTACGCCAACAGTTTGTAATCCAGTAACGAATCAATATGATGTATCAGGCACGATTAGTTTAACCAGTAATCTGGCAGGTGGTGTAGCTACCATCACGGATGGCACGGTTAGTACGAGTGTAACTGTAGGAGTTTCTGCTACCAGTGTTGCTTACTCCCTAACGGGCTTAACTTCAGACGGAGCCAATCATACCCTAACGGTTACGTTAGCGGGTTGCGGTTCGGCAACGGTGGGTTATACAGCACCGGCCAGTTGTACAATAGCCGCAACTATTTTGGTTACTTCCGCGACGGTCTGTTACGGTTCATCCGCTACGCTGGTGGCTTCGGGTTGCACCGGCACCATCACCTGGTCAAGCGGGGCAACGGGGGCTTCTTTCGTCACCCCGGCCCTGACGGCCACCACTGATTACACGGCTACCTGTACCACCTCGACGGGGTCAACCACCTCGGCGGTGGGCACCGTGACGGTGATGCCCCAACCGGTGCTGAGCCTGCAAGCCAGCGCAACGCTGGTGACGGTGGGCACACCAGTGAGCCTGTCGGCCATCGGTTGTGTGGGCACGGTAAGCTGGCCCACCGGCGTTACGGGCGCTTCCATCAGTGTGACCCCGGCTAACCCCACCAATGTCTACTCGGCCACCTGTACCACAGGCCCGGGTTGCACCACGGTAGCAACCACGACCATCAACACAGCGCCCTCGGCGAGTCTGGTGGTGATCTCGGCGACGGTCTGTTACGGTTCATCCGCTACGCTGGTGGCTTCAGGCTGCACCGGCACCATCACCTGGTCAAGCGGGGCAACGGGGGCTTCTTTCGTCACCCCGGCCCTGACGGCCACCACTGATTACACGGCTACCTGTACCACCTCGACGGGGTCAACCACCTCGGCGGTGGGCACCGTGACGGTGATGCGCCAACCGGTATTGAGTCTGCAAGCCAGCGCAACGCTGGTGACGGTGGGCACACCAGTGAGCCTGTCGGCCATCGGCTGTGTGGGCACGGTTAGCTGGTCAACGGGTGCAACGGGGGCTGCTATCAGTGTGACCCCGGCCAACCCCACCAATGTCTACTCGGCCACCTGTACCACAAGCCCGGGTTGCACTACGGTGGCCTCCACCACCATCAGCACGACCCTAGCCTGCTCACTGAGCGTAACGACCACGAGCCTGCCTAAAGGACAGGTGGGAGTTGCTTATAACCAGACTATCGTAACCACTGGCGGTACGGCTCCGTTGAACTTCTCGGTCTCAGGTGGTAACCTGCCAACAGGCCTGAGCCTCAACGCCACGACCGGTATCATCTCCGGTACACCAACCGTTAGTGGATCATTCCCCACCACGATCACCGTTACCGATGCCAAAGCCTGTCAGGTTAAACTGTCCCTCTCGGTCTTCCAGATCGACCCGGCTCCACAAACCGCATCTTTGGGTGACTTTGTCTGGTACGATACCAATAAGAATGGCCAGCAGGATGGACTTGAAACGGGCGTGGCCGGGGTAATTGTCAAGCTGTTTGACCCCACCTCGTCGACGGTAACCCCTATTGCCAGTCTGACAACTGATGCCAGTGGCAAGTACCTGTTTACCAACCTCACTCCGGGCCAGTACTGTGTGATCTTCCAGACAACGACTTTGCCTGTGGGCTACAGTCTGACTCTGGCCAACACGGGGGCTGATGCCACTGATAGTGATGCTAGTCCGGTAACGGGTAAAACGGCCACCTACACGCTCACGGCTGGTCAGCAGGAGCTGAGTGTCGATGCGGGCATCATCGCCCCGGCCATCAGCCTCAATCTGGATAAACTTGTTGACAAGAGCCGGGCAAAAGTGGGGGATGTGCTGACTTACACCCTGGTGCTGACCAACACAGGCACCGTCACCGCAACCAATGTGGTGGTGAGCGACGTAAGCACGGTTGGTTTGCGCTATGTAGCGGGGTCGGCTAGCGCCCCGGCGGGCAGTACCTTCACGCAGGGCAATCCGCTCAGCACGTGGACTATCGCCAGTCTGGGGGCGGGTCAACACCTGGATCTGACTTTCCAGGCCATTGCCGACAGTAGTGGTATTCTTTACAACACAGCTACGATTCCGGGCGATACGGCCCGCGTTTGCACCAGCATTCCTTATCAGGTCTGCAAGGGAAGTGTGTATCAATTCCAGTTAGGTGTTGCCGTTGGGAGTCAGTCGTATCAATGGTATAAGGACGGCGTGGCCCTAACAGGCGCCAGCTCGAATACATTACTGGTAACGGCAGCGGGTTCCTACAGTGTGGCCATCAATGGGGTGGCGGGTTGTTTGACAGGCTCTTGCTGTCCGTTTATCATCGAAGAGATTGCCGATGTGGCATCTTATTCGCTGGCGGCTACGACGCCAACCTGTAACGGCACAGTGGCTCAGACCAACGGTCAACTAACGGTCACAGGTTTGGTGAGCAGCACGGCTACGTCATATACTTACCAGATCGTACTAGGGAGCAGTTTTGACAGTGGCACGTTGCTAACGGTTAATAAGACGGCTGTTCCTCTGAGTAGTATTCTGAGCAGTAGTTTGGCGCCCGGAACGTACACAGTACGGATTTACAATGCATCCGGCTGTTATCGTGACGTGACAGCGGTGATTCTACCCGCCAACTGTGTTTGTCCGCCACCGAAGTGTGTTCCGTTTGTTGTACAGAAGATACGCTGA